Proteins from a genomic interval of Leifsonia shinshuensis:
- a CDS encoding MFS transporter, producing MATEKMTSLQLRVLLIAILASFVAFLDGAVINVALPAIDRELGGGLPLQQWVVDAYLVTLGSLILIAGSLSDVFGRKRILYVGLIGFAITSLLCAFAPTGVFLVLSRALQGVAGALLVPSSLAIIISRFEGPAQAKAIGRWTAWTGIAMIAGPVVGGFFVDALSWRWVFVINVVPIAVTLVLMMTLGDTDKGTGGRVDILGAVLGSVGLAGTVFALIEQGAYGWGSPRVWIPFVVGVLSLAAFFFAETRVKQPMLPLGLFSVHNFWVGNLATAFVYGALSFGPLMVTLFLQQVAGFSAFVAGFVFIPSTLCMLLLSSYFGGLAGKYGPRFFMAVGPIVASVGFLWLLMIGPVVNYWLELLPAVLLFGVGLSMTVAPLTSAILGSIHPGQAGIGSAVNNAVARIAGLLTVAMAGIVVGQKLDVDGMHRAMLATAGLLIVGGVVSAIGIRNHEPAAEPIKTAVE from the coding sequence ATGGCCACGGAGAAGATGACGTCACTGCAGTTGCGCGTCCTTCTCATCGCGATCCTGGCCAGCTTCGTGGCGTTCCTCGACGGAGCCGTCATCAACGTCGCGCTGCCCGCGATCGACCGGGAGCTCGGCGGCGGCCTGCCCCTGCAGCAGTGGGTGGTGGACGCCTACCTGGTGACTCTCGGGTCGCTGATCCTGATCGCCGGGTCCCTGTCGGACGTGTTCGGGCGCAAGCGCATCCTCTACGTCGGGCTGATCGGGTTCGCGATCACCTCGCTGCTGTGCGCGTTCGCGCCGACCGGCGTCTTCCTCGTGCTCTCCCGTGCGCTCCAGGGTGTGGCGGGCGCGCTGCTGGTGCCGTCCTCCCTCGCGATCATCATCTCCCGCTTCGAGGGACCGGCCCAGGCGAAGGCGATCGGTCGCTGGACGGCGTGGACGGGCATCGCGATGATCGCGGGACCGGTCGTCGGCGGCTTCTTCGTCGACGCGCTGTCCTGGCGCTGGGTGTTCGTCATCAACGTCGTGCCGATCGCCGTGACGCTCGTGCTCATGATGACCCTCGGCGACACCGACAAGGGGACGGGCGGCCGCGTCGACATCCTCGGCGCGGTGCTGGGCTCGGTCGGTCTGGCCGGGACGGTGTTCGCGCTCATCGAGCAGGGCGCCTACGGCTGGGGCAGCCCGCGGGTCTGGATCCCGTTCGTGGTGGGCGTGCTCTCACTGGCGGCTTTCTTCTTCGCCGAGACGCGGGTCAAGCAGCCGATGCTGCCGCTCGGCCTGTTCTCCGTGCACAACTTCTGGGTGGGCAACCTCGCGACCGCCTTCGTCTACGGCGCGCTGTCGTTCGGGCCGCTGATGGTCACGCTGTTCCTGCAGCAGGTCGCCGGGTTCTCGGCGTTCGTCGCCGGCTTCGTGTTCATCCCCTCGACGCTGTGCATGCTGCTGCTGTCCAGCTACTTCGGCGGGCTGGCCGGTAAGTACGGCCCCCGGTTCTTCATGGCGGTCGGGCCGATCGTCGCGTCGGTGGGCTTCCTCTGGCTGCTGATGATCGGGCCGGTGGTGAACTACTGGCTGGAGCTGCTGCCCGCGGTGCTGCTGTTCGGCGTCGGCCTCTCGATGACGGTCGCGCCGCTCACCAGCGCGATCCTGGGCTCGATCCACCCGGGCCAGGCGGGCATCGGGTCTGCGGTGAACAACGCGGTCGCCCGCATCGCGGGACTGCTCACCGTCGCGATGGCGGGGATCGTCGTCGGCCAGAAGCTCGACGTCGACGGGATGCACCGCGCCATGCTGGCGACGGCCGGTCTGCTCATCGTCGGCGGCGTGGTGTCGGCGATCGGCATCCGCAACCACGAGCCGGCGGCCGAGCCGATCAAGACCGCGGTGGAGTAG
- a CDS encoding DUF6186 family protein, giving the protein MRWVTIGGFVLCGLLILALVVQSRRRPDRIAPLGSLLDRVMADRAARVTILLFWWWIGWHFLVTPPTA; this is encoded by the coding sequence ATGAGGTGGGTCACGATCGGCGGCTTCGTGCTGTGCGGGCTGCTCATCCTCGCTCTCGTCGTCCAGTCGCGGCGTCGGCCCGACCGCATCGCGCCGCTCGGCAGCCTCCTGGACCGGGTCATGGCGGACCGCGCCGCCCGGGTCACCATCCTGCTGTTCTGGTGGTGGATCGGCTGGCACTTCCTGGTCACGCCGCCGACCGCGTGA
- a CDS encoding LCP family protein: protein MTDEPPRRLRVRGPAPVRHGRLPRRRPVTAVFQLLAAVVAVVLVSGASVAAYAVWDVARSVKHGVALVTLPGHTTIPQDIPNVAALPGGVNLLLAGTDSRSGLGGVYSSAAEQDASSGEGNNDVTMLLHIAEDHKSMVVVSFPRDLMVRIPTCPTPDGKGTVSGSSYAMFNTALSRGGLACVVLTVEKLTGVTIPFGAVINFDGVSAMSTAVGGVTVCLASKVKDDYTNPPLDLPAGQSTLVGDEALSFLRSRHGVGDGSDLGRISNQQVFLSALARKIVSGGVLGNPVQLYALAKAAVQNITPSDTLTNPTTLVEIALALKDTGLQNMVFLQYPAVTDPDDVNRVVPDEEASTAVNQALVNDQPVMLTGTTGRAAEDPNATATPTPAPAPSQTPTGAATTAPPVGASGTPAPTGASGTVELPKSVTGQTAAQQTCTKGNN, encoded by the coding sequence ATGACCGACGAGCCACCGCGCCGCCTGCGCGTGCGCGGGCCCGCGCCGGTGCGGCACGGGCGCCTGCCGCGACGGAGGCCGGTGACCGCGGTCTTCCAGCTGCTCGCCGCCGTCGTCGCCGTGGTGCTGGTCAGCGGCGCGTCGGTCGCCGCCTACGCGGTCTGGGATGTGGCGCGGTCCGTGAAGCACGGCGTAGCGCTGGTCACCCTGCCCGGCCACACCACCATCCCGCAGGACATCCCGAACGTCGCGGCCCTGCCGGGCGGCGTCAACCTCCTGCTGGCCGGGACCGACAGCCGCAGCGGCCTCGGCGGCGTCTACAGCTCCGCGGCGGAGCAGGACGCGAGCAGCGGCGAGGGCAACAACGACGTCACGATGCTGCTGCACATCGCCGAGGACCACAAGAGCATGGTCGTCGTCAGCTTCCCGCGCGACCTGATGGTGCGCATCCCGACCTGCCCGACCCCGGACGGCAAGGGCACGGTGAGCGGTTCGTCGTACGCGATGTTCAACACGGCGCTCTCGCGCGGGGGCCTCGCCTGCGTGGTGCTGACGGTCGAGAAGCTGACTGGTGTGACCATCCCGTTCGGCGCCGTCATCAACTTCGACGGCGTGAGCGCGATGTCCACGGCGGTGGGCGGGGTCACGGTCTGCCTGGCGTCGAAGGTGAAGGACGACTACACCAACCCGCCGCTCGACCTCCCGGCCGGCCAGAGCACGCTGGTCGGCGACGAGGCGCTCTCGTTCCTGCGCAGCAGGCACGGCGTCGGCGACGGCAGCGACCTGGGCCGCATCTCCAACCAGCAGGTGTTCCTGTCCGCGCTGGCGCGCAAGATCGTGAGCGGGGGAGTCCTGGGCAACCCCGTGCAGCTGTACGCGCTGGCGAAGGCGGCGGTGCAGAACATCACGCCGTCCGACACGCTCACCAACCCGACGACGCTCGTGGAGATCGCGCTCGCGCTCAAGGACACCGGGCTGCAGAACATGGTCTTCCTGCAGTACCCGGCCGTGACCGACCCGGACGACGTCAACCGCGTGGTGCCGGACGAGGAGGCGTCGACGGCGGTGAACCAGGCGCTGGTCAACGACCAGCCGGTCATGCTGACCGGGACGACCGGTCGCGCCGCCGAGGACCCGAACGCCACCGCGACGCCGACGCCCGCGCCTGCTCCGAGCCAAACCCCCACCGGCGCAGCCACGACGGCCCCTCCGGTCGGCGCGTCGGGAACGCCGGCCCCGACCGGCGCCTCCGGCACCGTCGAGCTGCCGAAGAGCGTCACCGGCCAGACGGCCGCGCAGCAGACCTGCACCAAGGGCAACAACTGA